The proteins below come from a single Holdemania massiliensis genomic window:
- the pulA gene encoding type I pullulanase — MKENTSMEAFLDDYGKIVVYLSQRFYNGKSDRFYLERTQGEVTACQIRELESHESYTRYTLTGPADIRMGEAVEIVEEHGHRAVLQFRRIVQTSRFDEDFAYTGELGAFCEETQTRFVLWAPTANEVQLDLRLGEKQVLLAMTRGDKGVWRTEAAGDWDGGTYLYQVKVNGEIHCSPDPYALSSTANGRRSGLVNWKRMTEMPQSALPPFARYTDAVIYEVSVRDFTHQKECGTTTHSQYRSLCETGTALAGKPTGLDYLTSLGVTHVQLLPVADFATVDEEHPELFYNWGYDPLQYGCPEGSYASDPNDPRCRVRELKQLIATLHAHGLRVNLDVVFNHHYDIQFSAFDQCVPHYYFRTTPSGFLSNGSFCGNDTDSIKRMVRKYIVDIVCRWIEVYDVDGFRFDLMGVHDVDTMNCVVKEGRRLKPELMVYGEGWDLPTALNDDLKACQRNNAKMPEVAHFNDYFRDVVKGKTSEFDVQAKGYATGNLYQAHDMMSALCANTLNKEMYKIYQQPTQSINYIECHDNATGWDKMKDCCKDEVRELRVKRQKLMIAVTLVAQGVPFLQSGQEFCRTKYGHHNTYNAPDNINQVDWERKNRHEEVVEFTRDCVRLRRLIRAFRFASAAEIEEHVHFEVTEGQMLLYQLNDVQAYGGYQTIKVFFNPSNAVQYVELEEDYQLIFNEAGLLTTPVMVRNLAVNPITMVVLVK, encoded by the coding sequence ATGAAAGAAAATACAAGCATGGAAGCTTTTCTGGACGATTATGGAAAAATTGTAGTGTATTTGTCACAGCGGTTTTACAACGGGAAAAGCGATCGGTTTTATCTGGAACGGACGCAGGGAGAAGTGACGGCCTGTCAGATCCGTGAACTGGAATCGCATGAGAGCTATACCCGATATACGTTGACTGGCCCGGCCGATATCCGGATGGGGGAAGCCGTGGAAATCGTGGAGGAACATGGTCATCGGGCCGTGCTGCAATTCCGCCGGATTGTCCAAACTTCCCGTTTTGATGAAGATTTTGCTTATACGGGTGAATTGGGAGCGTTTTGTGAGGAAACTCAGACGCGGTTTGTGCTGTGGGCGCCGACTGCGAATGAAGTACAGCTGGATCTGCGTTTAGGGGAGAAACAGGTGCTGTTGGCGATGACGCGTGGGGACAAAGGCGTTTGGCGGACGGAAGCTGCGGGTGATTGGGATGGCGGAACGTATCTCTATCAGGTCAAGGTCAATGGGGAAATCCACTGCAGTCCTGATCCGTATGCGTTGTCCTCGACAGCCAACGGCCGCCGCAGCGGATTGGTCAATTGGAAGCGGATGACGGAAATGCCTCAATCCGCGCTGCCGCCGTTTGCTCGCTATACCGATGCGGTGATTTATGAAGTGAGCGTGCGCGACTTTACCCATCAGAAGGAATGCGGAACCACGACGCACAGCCAGTATCGTTCACTGTGTGAAACGGGAACCGCCTTAGCGGGAAAACCGACGGGACTGGATTATCTGACTTCGTTAGGCGTGACGCATGTGCAGCTGCTTCCGGTTGCGGATTTTGCGACAGTCGATGAGGAACATCCGGAGCTGTTTTATAATTGGGGCTATGATCCGCTCCAATACGGCTGTCCGGAGGGCAGCTATGCCAGTGATCCCAACGATCCGCGCTGCCGGGTGCGTGAGCTGAAGCAGCTGATTGCGACGCTGCATGCGCATGGACTGCGGGTGAATCTGGACGTTGTGTTCAACCATCACTACGATATTCAGTTTTCAGCGTTTGATCAATGCGTTCCTCACTATTATTTCCGGACTACCCCTTCCGGCTTTCTGTCCAACGGATCCTTCTGCGGCAACGATACCGATTCTATCAAACGGATGGTGCGCAAATATATCGTGGACATTGTCTGCCGCTGGATTGAAGTTTATGATGTCGACGGCTTCCGCTTCGATTTAATGGGCGTGCATGATGTCGATACGATGAACTGTGTCGTCAAGGAAGGCCGCCGGCTGAAACCCGAGCTGATGGTTTATGGCGAGGGCTGGGATCTGCCGACCGCGCTGAACGATGATCTGAAGGCCTGCCAGCGCAACAATGCGAAAATGCCGGAGGTCGCGCATTTCAACGATTACTTCCGCGATGTTGTCAAAGGCAAAACGTCTGAATTTGACGTTCAGGCGAAAGGCTATGCGACCGGCAATTTATATCAGGCGCATGATATGATGTCGGCCTTGTGCGCCAATACGCTGAATAAGGAAATGTATAAGATTTACCAACAGCCGACGCAGAGCATCAACTATATTGAATGCCACGACAATGCGACGGGCTGGGATAAGATGAAGGACTGCTGCAAAGATGAAGTGCGTGAGCTGCGCGTTAAGCGGCAGAAGCTGATGATCGCAGTGACGCTGGTCGCTCAGGGCGTGCCGTTTCTGCAGAGCGGGCAGGAATTCTGCCGGACAAAATACGGACATCATAATACGTACAATGCTCCCGACAACATTAACCAGGTCGATTGGGAACGCAAAAACCGGCATGAGGAGGTCGTTGAGTTTACCCGCGACTGCGTGCGGCTGCGCCGGCTGATCCGGGCATTCCGCTTTGCCAGCGCTGCGGAAATCGAGGAACATGTGCATTTTGAGGTCACGGAAGGGCAGATGCTTCTGTATCAGCTCAATGATGTGCAGGCGTATGGCGGCTATCAGACGATCAAGGTGTTCTTCAATCCGTCCAATGCGGTTCAGTATGTTGAGCTGGAAGAAGATTATCAGCTGATTTTCAACGAAGCCGGCTTATTGACCACGCCGGTGATGGTCCGCAATCTGGCGGTCAATCCGATTACGATGGTCGTACTCGTCAAATAA
- a CDS encoding PHP domain-containing protein, with protein sequence MISNVHSHSHWCRHGRGNLEDYVKEGLRCGLQSMAVCEHVASEMPMGPRMPWSDMPAYLAEADAVIERYGTQIELFKAFECEYFPEAMERFVQLRDHHDVPLWILGQHESADHRYDYFAMQDRDAETRQYTADVIAALNTGFFQLLAHPDVILVNYDRPTPLVMECMDRIFAECERLKVAVEINANGLRRPTGYPNREIWMLSKKYKLTTIISSDAHDPRCLVDDAVHQAEQMAAAWGIEITPKLTVK encoded by the coding sequence ATGATCAGCAATGTTCATTCTCATTCCCACTGGTGCCGTCATGGCCGGGGAAACTTAGAAGATTATGTGAAGGAAGGTCTGCGCTGCGGCTTGCAGAGCATGGCGGTGTGCGAGCATGTGGCCAGCGAAATGCCGATGGGGCCGCGGATGCCCTGGAGCGATATGCCGGCGTATCTGGCGGAAGCCGATGCGGTCATCGAGCGCTATGGGACGCAAATTGAACTGTTTAAAGCCTTTGAATGCGAGTATTTTCCCGAAGCTATGGAGCGCTTCGTGCAGCTGCGCGATCATCACGACGTGCCGCTGTGGATTCTGGGCCAGCATGAAAGCGCCGATCATCGCTATGACTACTTCGCGATGCAGGATCGGGATGCGGAAACCCGCCAATACACCGCGGATGTCATCGCGGCGCTGAACACCGGTTTTTTTCAGCTGCTTGCCCATCCGGATGTCATTCTGGTCAACTATGACCGGCCGACGCCGCTGGTGATGGAATGCATGGATCGGATTTTTGCGGAATGTGAAAGGCTCAAAGTCGCCGTGGAGATCAATGCGAACGGCCTGCGCCGGCCGACCGGCTATCCGAATCGTGAAATTTGGATGTTAAGCAAAAAATACAAGCTGACCACAATCATCAGCTCGGATGCCCATGATCCGCGCTGTCTGGTGGATGACGCTGTCCATCAGGCGGAACAAATGGCTGCCGCGTGGGGCATTGAGATCACGCCGAAGCTGACGGTGAAGTGA
- the secA gene encoding preprotein translocase subunit SecA: protein MNFLQSLSPDGRQLAKAEKLAKKIEALGSAYKALSDTDLQAKTEQFRNRLSQGESLDDLLPEAFATAREAAERVIGERPYPVQLIGGILLHQGDIAEMKTGEGKTLTSILPVYLNALAGQGVHVVTVNPYLAHRDAEWMGQIYRFLGLTVGCNDRTLTSVQKRAAFACDITYTTNSELGFDYLRDNMVMNLESRVLRGLHFALVDEVDSVLVDEARTPLIISGAGEMLDKQYLMADQFVKALRQDEVEVDPQERQVYLTEKGIVHAERFFKVAHLYDHSHADLVHYIQQALKANYIMMRDVEYVVEDGEVIIVDQFTGRKMEGREFSDGLHQAIQAKEGVGIKQETKTLATITYQNFFRLYDKLAGMTGTAKTEEQEFLSIYNMRTIVVPTNKPIARLDYPDAVYKTKGEKYDAIVDEVVRLHAQGQPVLVGTPSVEISEILSQRLSQKKIPHPVLNAKNHAQEAEIIARAGQRGAVTIATNMAGRGTDIKLGEGVVELGGLAVLGTERHESKRIDNQLRGRAGRQGDPGFSRFYVSMQDDFIIQYASDLQKESIAKFCEDKLPAEKLRRTIDLIQKRAEDLHYDSRKRVLEYDDVLMEQRRIIFGQRDQILMQQDLSELVASLMDQAAASLAASLLRAKHANPAQADAILQEAEKTWLLDEIRPELEQAKDEKTLKTLLTEEFQKQHQRKKAEAPLQIAQLEKMILLSVIDHQWNDHVDSMNRLREGIYLRSYAQIKPEDAYRQEGFERFTNMMANITDQAVLTLLHIQKREEPAPTE from the coding sequence ATGAATTTTTTACAATCACTCAGTCCCGATGGCCGTCAATTGGCCAAAGCGGAAAAGCTGGCGAAAAAAATTGAAGCTCTGGGCAGCGCATATAAGGCGCTGTCCGACACTGATCTGCAGGCCAAGACCGAACAGTTCCGAAATCGTTTAAGTCAGGGCGAGAGCCTCGATGATCTGCTTCCGGAAGCCTTTGCCACAGCCCGCGAGGCGGCGGAACGGGTGATCGGCGAACGTCCGTATCCCGTCCAGCTGATCGGCGGCATTCTTTTGCATCAGGGCGATATTGCGGAAATGAAAACCGGGGAAGGCAAGACGCTGACCTCGATTTTGCCCGTCTATCTCAACGCTCTGGCTGGTCAGGGTGTGCATGTTGTCACGGTGAACCCATATTTGGCTCACCGTGACGCGGAATGGATGGGACAGATCTATCGCTTTCTGGGTTTGACGGTCGGCTGCAACGACCGCACGCTGACTTCCGTGCAGAAACGGGCGGCGTTTGCCTGCGATATTACCTATACGACCAATTCCGAACTAGGCTTTGATTATCTGCGGGACAACATGGTCATGAATCTGGAAAGCCGAGTGCTGCGCGGACTGCATTTCGCATTGGTCGATGAAGTCGACTCGGTGCTGGTCGATGAAGCCCGGACACCGCTGATCATTTCCGGCGCTGGGGAAATGCTGGATAAGCAGTATTTAATGGCCGATCAGTTTGTCAAGGCGCTGCGCCAGGACGAGGTTGAAGTTGATCCTCAGGAACGGCAGGTCTATCTGACGGAAAAGGGCATCGTTCATGCCGAACGGTTCTTCAAGGTTGCCCATCTTTACGATCACAGCCATGCCGATTTGGTGCATTATATTCAGCAGGCACTGAAAGCCAACTACATCATGATGCGGGACGTCGAATATGTCGTGGAAGACGGCGAGGTCATCATCGTGGATCAGTTTACCGGCCGGAAGATGGAAGGCCGGGAGTTCTCCGATGGTCTGCATCAGGCAATCCAGGCTAAGGAAGGGGTCGGCATCAAGCAGGAAACCAAAACCCTGGCGACGATCACGTATCAGAACTTCTTCCGCCTGTATGACAAGCTGGCCGGCATGACCGGAACGGCGAAAACAGAAGAACAGGAATTTTTAAGCATCTATAACATGCGCACGATCGTCGTGCCAACCAATAAACCGATCGCTCGGCTCGACTATCCAGACGCAGTGTATAAAACCAAAGGCGAGAAATACGATGCGATCGTTGACGAAGTCGTCCGTCTGCATGCCCAAGGCCAGCCGGTTCTGGTCGGCACGCCTTCGGTGGAGATCAGCGAAATTTTATCGCAGCGCTTAAGCCAGAAAAAAATTCCGCATCCCGTTCTGAACGCGAAAAACCATGCCCAGGAAGCGGAGATCATCGCTCGGGCAGGGCAACGGGGCGCTGTGACGATCGCGACGAACATGGCCGGCCGCGGTACCGATATCAAGCTGGGCGAGGGTGTCGTTGAACTGGGCGGTCTGGCGGTTTTGGGAACGGAACGGCATGAATCCAAGCGCATTGACAATCAGCTGCGCGGCCGTGCCGGCCGTCAGGGCGATCCGGGCTTTTCGCGTTTCTATGTGTCGATGCAGGATGATTTCATCATCCAGTATGCTTCGGATTTGCAGAAGGAAAGCATAGCGAAATTCTGCGAGGATAAACTCCCGGCGGAAAAGCTGCGCAGAACCATCGACTTGATTCAGAAACGGGCGGAGGATCTGCATTACGATTCCCGCAAACGCGTATTGGAATATGATGACGTTTTGATGGAACAGCGCCGGATTATCTTTGGGCAGCGGGATCAGATTTTAATGCAGCAGGACTTGAGCGAACTGGTGGCTTCCCTGATGGATCAGGCGGCGGCCAGTCTGGCAGCTTCCCTGCTGCGCGCCAAACACGCTAATCCAGCACAAGCAGACGCTATCCTGCAGGAAGCCGAGAAGACCTGGCTATTGGATGAGATCCGGCCTGAACTGGAACAAGCGAAGGATGAGAAGACATTGAAGACGCTTCTGACAGAAGAATTCCAGAAGCAGCATCAGCGCAAAAAAGCGGAAGCGCCGCTGCAGATCGCTCAGCTGGAAAAGATGATTCTGTTATCGGTGATCGATCATCAGTGGAATGATCACGTCGATTCGATGAATCGGCTGCGCGAGGGCATCTATCTGCGCTCCTATGCTCAGATTAAACCGGAAGATGCCTATCGTCAGGAAGGCTTTGAGCGGTTTACCAACATGATGGCCAACATTACCGATCAGGCTGTTCTGACACTGCTGCACATACAAAAGCGGGAAGAACCAGCGCCAACGGAGTAA
- a CDS encoding transglutaminase domain-containing protein: MKKRFAILLVLSLGLSACSQTSLKLPDLLGGKREIVTFSESLYRPQQEFEKISCDVSEGCYVVSSEMEAGLLIGNLVRSGQRKAAMIADEDLDLDKIFIYALALAPSTFEAQYSQRRMMNGTRRTEFTITMEDEQQLQRSRVQAQRLVSELINPNQAQREVIQTLHDWLVLHTQYDTEAAKLSEAERKQSLAFRASGVFERGRATCSGYMEAMDLLLEAAGIGSIKVFSNTMDHAWNLVSLDGEMRYLDATFDDPVPDQPGRVMYDFFLIDAPTLQLREKYEFDPATPTTISQAEYEAYFQYCFS; encoded by the coding sequence ATGAAAAAACGATTCGCAATTTTGTTAGTTTTGAGCTTAGGGCTGTCAGCCTGTTCCCAAACTTCGCTGAAGCTGCCGGATCTGCTGGGCGGCAAACGAGAGATCGTGACGTTCAGCGAGTCGCTGTACCGGCCGCAGCAGGAATTCGAGAAGATCAGCTGCGATGTCAGCGAGGGCTGTTATGTTGTGAGCAGTGAAATGGAAGCCGGGCTGCTGATCGGCAATCTCGTTCGCTCGGGTCAGCGCAAAGCCGCCATGATCGCCGATGAGGATCTGGATCTCGATAAAATCTTCATCTATGCCCTGGCGCTTGCACCTTCCACCTTTGAAGCTCAGTATAGTCAGCGCCGGATGATGAACGGCACGCGAAGAACAGAGTTTACGATCACGATGGAAGATGAGCAGCAGCTGCAGCGCAGCCGGGTTCAGGCTCAGCGGCTGGTCTCAGAACTCATCAATCCGAATCAGGCTCAGCGCGAGGTCATTCAGACGCTGCATGACTGGCTGGTGCTGCACACCCAATATGATACGGAGGCGGCGAAGCTGAGTGAGGCGGAACGAAAACAAAGTCTGGCTTTTCGGGCCTCCGGCGTGTTTGAAAGAGGCAGGGCGACGTGTTCCGGCTACATGGAAGCGATGGATCTGCTTCTGGAAGCGGCCGGGATCGGTTCGATCAAGGTTTTCAGCAACACGATGGATCATGCCTGGAATCTGGTCAGTCTGGATGGCGAAATGCGCTATCTTGACGCCACGTTTGACGACCCGGTGCCGGATCAGCCCGGACGGGTGATGTACGACTTCTTTCTGATCGACGCCCCGACGCTGCAGCTGCGGGAGAAATATGAATTTGACCCGGCGACGCCGACGACGATATCCCAGGCGGAATATGAAGCTTACTTCCAATACTGCTTTTCCTAA
- the nagA gene encoding N-acetylglucosamine-6-phosphate deacetylase, translating to MIIQSTHVWIDGTFVPQQLEIEDGRIQALLPYGEKPADYDAADHWILPGFIDIHTHGWNRCEAGAPTLEAMQRWQKHMPKEGVTSFLATTATQSVQKNEQALPILKQSIETKAEGAEILGINMEGNFISHQFHGAQDLYTIFKPDPEVLLHYQDLAGGHILTVTCAVEFDEDYAFVKTAAEHQIRVSCGHSGASFDQIKEAVRWGASGITHCGNGMRPFHHRNPGIFGAALNLDELYAEVIGDGIHVHFETAHLIGTMKGEDKLILVTDSAECKDDPDYAEFGKEGAFRLPDGTLFGSALYVNQGIDNLHRKARLPLKTAINAATINPARYLGVEARKGSIAVGKDADLVVCDEHLQLKHVYCRGVSQPLE from the coding sequence ATGATCATTCAAAGCACGCATGTCTGGATCGACGGTACGTTTGTACCGCAGCAGTTGGAAATCGAAGACGGAAGGATTCAGGCGCTGCTGCCGTACGGTGAAAAACCAGCGGATTACGACGCCGCGGATCACTGGATTCTGCCGGGATTTATCGACATTCATACCCATGGCTGGAACCGCTGTGAAGCGGGAGCTCCAACGCTGGAAGCGATGCAGCGCTGGCAGAAGCACATGCCGAAGGAAGGGGTAACTTCGTTTCTGGCGACGACGGCGACGCAAAGTGTTCAGAAAAACGAACAGGCGCTGCCGATTTTAAAGCAGTCCATCGAAACCAAGGCAGAAGGAGCGGAAATCCTGGGCATCAACATGGAAGGCAACTTCATCTCGCATCAGTTTCACGGCGCTCAGGATCTGTATACGATCTTCAAACCCGATCCGGAAGTTCTGCTTCACTATCAGGATTTAGCCGGCGGACATATTCTGACGGTGACCTGTGCCGTTGAATTTGACGAGGACTATGCGTTCGTCAAGACCGCAGCGGAACATCAGATCCGTGTTTCCTGCGGGCACAGCGGCGCCAGCTTTGATCAGATCAAGGAAGCTGTGCGTTGGGGAGCCAGCGGGATTACTCACTGCGGCAACGGCATGCGTCCGTTCCATCACCGCAATCCGGGAATTTTCGGAGCGGCGCTGAATCTGGATGAGCTGTATGCCGAGGTGATTGGCGACGGCATCCATGTGCATTTTGAAACCGCGCATCTGATCGGAACGATGAAGGGAGAAGACAAGCTGATTCTCGTCACAGATTCGGCGGAATGCAAGGATGATCCGGATTATGCCGAGTTTGGGAAAGAAGGAGCCTTCCGGCTGCCGGACGGAACTTTGTTTGGTTCTGCGCTGTATGTCAATCAGGGCATCGACAACCTGCACCGCAAGGCCCGGCTGCCGCTAAAGACGGCGATTAACGCCGCTACGATCAATCCGGCCCGCTACTTGGGCGTGGAGGCGCGCAAAGGTTCCATTGCCGTTGGCAAGGACGCGGATCTGGTCGTCTGCGATGAGCATCTTCAGCTGAAACACGTCTACTGTCGCGGCGTCAGTCAGCCCCTGGAATAA
- a CDS encoding MFS transporter, protein MKALSGNERLLILINCFYNLANAMSAVFMNVYLYAYTGSLVVMSIYTIVRIGLYPFFFTIGGKWAQKHRFSQTLTVGLIFIMFSLLFVLGASDEFEQIPQLVYVVAALVGIGEGLYWLSINSLNQIVSTAETRSLFISDIGIFNNLSAIIAPLISTFIIELAGSDTAGYVEIFKIVLVIYGLIALLSTRISARSANRGFSVLKRMKLDDPQWRYCMISTFLYGMRDSLILTLAGLLVYNATNGSGSAYGKLLAVFAVLTILAYAWVSRTMRRRNRMRYYQIGAVLIASSTIVLVLWPTLAGAVYYGVVNAIATPMYANPYQIIMMNAIQDYAETENIVGRVIAKESYLSIGRCLGMVMIVLCSWVLPESLYLPVAVVLCSLFPVILVVYATFYHKQRDHQKQLGIVR, encoded by the coding sequence ATGAAAGCTCTGAGCGGAAATGAACGTCTGCTGATCCTGATCAACTGTTTTTACAACCTCGCCAACGCGATGTCGGCCGTCTTTATGAATGTGTACCTGTATGCTTATACCGGATCGCTGGTTGTGATGTCGATCTATACGATCGTGCGCATCGGTCTGTATCCGTTTTTCTTTACAATCGGCGGCAAGTGGGCGCAGAAGCATCGCTTCTCGCAGACGCTGACCGTTGGTTTGATCTTCATCATGTTTTCGCTGTTATTTGTGCTGGGTGCCAGCGATGAATTTGAGCAAATTCCGCAGCTGGTCTACGTCGTCGCCGCGCTGGTCGGGATCGGCGAAGGTCTGTACTGGCTGAGCATCAACAGCCTCAACCAGATCGTTTCCACGGCTGAAACGCGATCGCTGTTTATCTCGGATATCGGGATTTTTAACAACCTGTCGGCGATCATCGCTCCGCTGATCTCGACCTTTATTATTGAACTGGCGGGCAGCGATACCGCCGGCTACGTTGAAATCTTTAAAATTGTTCTGGTGATTTACGGTCTGATCGCGCTGCTTTCCACCCGCATCAGCGCCCGCAGTGCCAACCGCGGTTTCTCCGTGTTAAAACGCATGAAGCTGGATGATCCGCAGTGGCGCTACTGTATGATCTCCACCTTTCTTTACGGCATGCGGGATTCGCTGATCTTAACGCTGGCGGGGTTGCTGGTCTACAATGCGACCAACGGCAGCGGCAGTGCCTATGGCAAACTGCTGGCGGTTTTCGCAGTGCTGACGATTCTGGCTTATGCCTGGGTGTCGCGGACGATGCGCCGGCGCAACCGGATGCGGTACTATCAGATCGGCGCGGTGCTGATCGCTTCGAGTACGATTGTGCTGGTTCTGTGGCCAACCTTGGCCGGGGCGGTCTATTATGGAGTTGTCAATGCGATTGCTACGCCGATGTATGCCAATCCGTATCAGATCATCATGATGAATGCGATTCAGGATTATGCGGAAACTGAAAATATCGTCGGTCGCGTGATCGCCAAGGAATCGTATCTGTCGATCGGCCGCTGTTTGGGCATGGTCATGATCGTTTTGTGTTCCTGGGTTCTGCCTGAATCCTTGTATCTGCCCGTAGCGGTTGTGCTGTGCTCCCTGTTTCCGGTGATTCTGGTCGTGTACGCCACATTCTATCACAAGCAGCGGGATCATCAGAAGCAGCTGGGGATTGTGCGTTAG
- a CDS encoding MFS transporter gives MKSMQKLTRDEMTTMVIASLYNLANAMSAVFMNVYLYAYTGSLVVMSVYTIVRIGLFPFFFTLGGKWAQKHSFAGPLSVGLVFIMFSLLFVLAAQDQFAAAPQLVYVVAALTGVGEGLFWLSLNSLNQIVSSPQSRSRFLAGVGIGNNISAIAAPLVSTLIIDMAVSDTAGYVEIFKLVLVIYALIALVSLRVKARSAPQPFSVLKRMKLDDPQWRYCMITTFFYGMHNSLSLTLAGLLVYNATNGSGSTYGRLLALFAVISILAFAFVSRTMRRNNRMRFYQIGAVLIASSAVVLVLCPTLGGAVYYGVVNALSTPMYANPYQIIVMNAIADYAGQENIVGRVIVRETYQSIGRCLGMAMIVLCSWIFPSALYLPVAVIFCSAFPIAMAVYATIYHRRRDQLKAQGLVK, from the coding sequence ATGAAAAGCATGCAGAAATTGACGCGTGATGAAATGACGACGATGGTCATCGCCAGTCTGTACAACCTGGCCAATGCCATGTCAGCCGTGTTCATGAACGTTTATTTATATGCCTATACCGGTTCGCTGGTGGTGATGTCGGTCTACACGATCGTGCGGATCGGATTGTTTCCCTTTTTCTTTACACTGGGCGGCAAGTGGGCGCAGAAGCACAGCTTTGCCGGGCCTTTGTCGGTCGGCTTGGTTTTTATCATGTTCAGCCTGTTGTTTGTGCTGGCGGCGCAGGATCAGTTTGCCGCGGCGCCTCAGCTTGTCTATGTTGTGGCGGCGTTAACGGGGGTTGGCGAAGGCCTGTTCTGGCTCAGTCTGAACAGTCTGAATCAAATCGTTTCCTCGCCGCAGTCTCGCTCACGTTTTCTGGCCGGTGTAGGAATCGGCAACAACATTTCCGCGATTGCCGCGCCGCTGGTTTCCACGCTGATCATCGACATGGCGGTTTCGGATACGGCGGGGTATGTGGAAATCTTCAAGCTTGTTCTGGTAATTTATGCGCTGATCGCGCTGGTCTCCCTGCGCGTCAAAGCCCGCAGCGCTCCGCAGCCGTTTTCGGTGCTGAAACGGATGAAGCTGGATGATCCGCAGTGGCGCTACTGCATGATCACGACCTTTTTCTACGGGATGCACAATTCCCTTTCGCTAACGCTGGCGGGATTGCTGGTTTATAACGCGACCAACGGCAGCGGCAGTACCTACGGCAGGCTGCTGGCTCTGTTTGCCGTGATCTCGATTCTGGCGTTTGCGTTTGTATCGCGGACGATGCGGCGAAATAACCGCATGCGGTTCTATCAGATCGGGGCCGTGCTGATCGCCTCCAGCGCGGTTGTGCTGGTGCTCTGTCCAACCCTGGGCGGCGCTGTTTACTATGGCGTGGTCAACGCTCTGTCAACGCCGATGTATGCCAACCCTTATCAAATTATCGTGATGAATGCGATTGCGGATTATGCCGGTCAGGAAAACATCGTTGGCCGGGTGATCGTACGGGAAACCTACCAGTCGATCGGCCGATGTCTGGGCATGGCGATGATCGTCCTGTGTTCGTGGATCTTTCCTTCCGCGCTGTATCTGCCTGTCGCCGTGATCTTCTGTTCCGCCTTTCCCATCGCTATGGCAGTGTACGCGACAATCTATCATCGACGCCGCGATCAGCTGAAAGCGCAGGGATTGGTGAAATAA
- a CDS encoding uracil-DNA glycosylase encodes MFQNEWTPFLKEEFQKPYFQQLSAFLRQQYATTKVYPPRLQVFSAFEFTNYSDVKVVILGQDPYHQPNQAHGMCFSVRKGVKVPPSLVNIYKELHDDLGCTIPHHGYLMKWAQQGVFLMNTVLTVEDSKPLSHRGKGWEEFTDEVMRRLNEHPDPLVFILWGRNAQDKGRWITNPKHLILKSPHPSPLSASYGFFGTHPFSKANQFLIDHGRTPIDWQIED; translated from the coding sequence ATGTTTCAGAACGAATGGACGCCTTTTCTCAAAGAAGAATTTCAGAAGCCTTATTTTCAGCAGTTATCCGCATTTTTGCGTCAGCAGTATGCCACAACGAAAGTCTATCCGCCGCGGCTTCAGGTTTTTTCGGCCTTTGAATTTACCAATTATTCCGATGTCAAGGTTGTGATCCTGGGACAAGATCCGTATCATCAGCCCAATCAGGCGCATGGCATGTGCTTCTCCGTGCGCAAGGGGGTTAAAGTCCCGCCCAGCTTAGTCAACATTTATAAGGAGCTGCATGACGATCTGGGCTGTACGATTCCGCATCATGGATATCTGATGAAATGGGCTCAGCAGGGGGTGTTTCTGATGAACACCGTTCTGACGGTCGAAGATTCCAAACCGCTGTCGCACCGCGGCAAGGGCTGGGAAGAATTTACGGATGAAGTCATGCGCAGACTGAACGAGCATCCAGATCCGCTGGTTTTCATTCTGTGGGGACGCAATGCTCAGGATAAGGGGCGCTGGATTACTAATCCGAAGCATCTGATCCTCAAATCGCCTCATCCTTCCCCACTTTCAGCCAGCTACGGCTTTTTCGGCACACATCCGTTTTCCAAGGCCAATCAGTTTCTGATCGATCATGGCCGCACGCCGATTGACTGGCAGATTGAGGATTAA